A section of the Diabrotica virgifera virgifera chromosome 8, PGI_DIABVI_V3a genome encodes:
- the LOC126890671 gene encoding uncharacterized protein LOC126890671, translating to MVYKKRMKYPRENIQKAIEDINLKRLSIRQASKIYNVPKSTLLDTMKEKYKTPGNIGGPTVLSSSEEDLIIKWIIEMGNVGFPVTRSQLVDSVSKLIQNLKRKTPFKNYIPGKKWYNGFLARHPEISKRVPQSLSSCRAAVTEQNIRNWFTQVRDYMTKMNFLHILENPKRIFNCDESGFYLSPQEKQVLVRKGAKKVYSRIANDEKECLTVLLTVGADGSVPPPLVLYPYKRYVSAAIITNMPNQWGVGHSESGWMTSETFYEYVTNVFFPWLEKNSVPLPVILFLDGHSSHINLPITEFCKEKGIILTAFYPNATHRLQPLDVGVFYPIKNNWRKDVRSWRMENNGRKLQRAEFAKLLDKTLKATVCTSIIKSAFESCGLFPFNENRIDYSKLIKPIEQKDSDDKITESTSTTTVNVYDSKLLREVEIRLKPEVVNRFRIAESAAQLEEKYVALYDFWKSLHPQNVDHDKTLENNLPINAANETIVDIHFDENFWFCNNDTIEATVKADGALVLIPSQNSNSSSPKPGPSASKNNDCENIDYYLAVSSPQEKTPPKNKIVNTTPCNSPLKDDSIGIVYSDQKRQVQNQEKTPLKQITTTSENNSKYPTPFKKALFWPESSAKKKNNSTEDTKERKKPKIYPTVAISDEFMEHQRRLKKEKEEKENEKCERIRKRKAKTEIQQAKKKKCPPKHTPGIDTGNNNTENINKKNIEIYSKDDFVLVQYDSEYFPGVVLERSNDTLRVKSMTMNGKYWKWPDRDDILNYDFDDVVCKIARPSLINKRGAYEVPEIENLKK from the coding sequence ATGGTATACAAAAAGCGGATGAAGTATCCCCGAGAGAATATCCAAAAAGCTATAGAAGATATTAATTTGAAACGTTTAAGTATTCGACAAGCCTCCAAAATATACAATGTGCCTAAAAGTACTTTGTTAGATACTATGAAAGAAAAGTACAAAACTCCGGGCAATATTGGAGGGCCAACAGTTTTGTCCAGTTCCGAAGAAGACTTGATTATAAAATGGATAATCGAAATGGGTAACGTGGGATTCCCGGTAACAAGATCTCAACTTGTTGATTCTGTTTCAAAACTAATTCAAAATTTGAAACGaaaaaccccatttaaaaattacatacctgGTAAAAAATGGTACAATGGTTTTCTCGCTCGTCATCCAGAAATTTCAAAACGTGTTCCACAATCACTATCTTCTTGTAGAGCCGCAGTTACGGAACAAAATATAAGAAATTGGTTTACCCAAGTTCGGGATTATAtgacaaaaatgaattttttacaCATTCTTGAAAACCCCAAGAGAATATTCAATTGTGATGAAAGTGGTTTCTATTTATCCCCTCAAGAAAAACAAGTGTTGGTTAGAAAAGGTGCAAAAAAGGTATACAGTCGCATAGCTAATGACGAAAAAGAATGTCTTACAGTTTTGCTAACTGTTGGAGCTGATGGTTCTGTACCTCCGCCATTAGTTTTGTATCCCTACAAACGGTATGTGTCAGCTGCAATAATAACGAACATGCCAAACCAGTGGGGAGTTGGGCACTCTGAATCTGGTTGGATGACAAGTGAGACATTTTATGAATACGTTACAAATGTATTTTTTCCCTGGTTGGAAAAGAACAGTGTTCCACTCCCAGTGATATTGTTTCTGGATGGACACTCTTCCCACATCAATCTGCCTATTACTGAATTCTGCAAAGAAAAAGGTATTATTTTAACAGCATTTTACCCCAACGCAACTCACCGATTACAGCCGTTAGATGTTGGTGTTTTTTATCCCATTAAAAATAACTGGCGAAAAGATGTTCGATCTTGGCGTATGGAGAATAACGGAAGAAAACTTCAACGGGCTGAGTTTGCAAAACTCTTAGACAAAACTTTGAAGGCTACAGTCTGTACATCGATAATAAAAAGTGCATTTGAATCATGTGGACTCTTTCCGTTTAACGAAAATCGCATTGATTATTCAAAATTAATAAAACCAATAGAACAAAAAGATTCTGATGATAAAATAACTGAATCAACATCCACTACAACTGTTAATGTTTATGATTCTAAACTACTTCGAGAGGTAGAGATACGTTTAAAGCCAGAGGTTGTTAACCGTTTTAGGATTGCTGAATCAGCGGCCCAACTAGAAGAAAAATATGTAGCATTGTATGATTTCTGGAAGAGTCTTCATCCACAAAATGTCGATCATGATAAAACTTTGGAAAACAATTTGCCAATTAATGCTGCTAACGAGACCATTGTTGACATacacttcgatgaaaacttttGGTTTTGCAATAATGATACAATTGAAGCTACAGTCAAAGCAGATGGAGCATTGGTCTTAATTCCTTCACAGAATAGCAATTCTAGTTCGCCAAAACCTGGTCCATCAGCATCCAAGAACAATGATTGTGAGAATATAGACTATTATTTAGCAGTAAGTTCACCCCAAGAAAAAACACCACCTAAGAACAAAATAGTAAACACAACTCCTTGTAATAGCCCATTAAAAGATGATTCAATAGGTATAGTTTATTCTGATCAAAAAAGACAAGTACAAAATCAAGAAAAAACCCCACTTAAGCAAATTACAACAACATCAGAGAATAATAGTAAATATCCAACACCTTTCAAAAAAGCACTATTTTGGCCGGAAAGTTCtgcaaagaaaaaaaataatagcaCAGAAGACACCAAGGAAAGGAAAAAACCAAAGATTTATCCTACAGTAGCTATAAGTGATGAATTTATGGAACATCAACGAAGActcaaaaaagaaaaagaggaaaaagaaaatgagaaatGTGAACGAATCCGAAAGAGGAAAGCAAAAACAGAGAttcaacaagcaaaaaagaaaaaGTGTCCTCCAAAACACACACCAGGCATAGATACTGGTAATAATAATAcggaaaacataaataaaaagaatatagaaatatattcAAAGGACGATTTTGTGTTGGTTCAGTACGACAGTGAATATTTCCCTGGTGTAGTTCTGGAACGAAGCAATGATACTTTGAGAGTTAAAAGTATGACTATGAATGGAAAGTACTGGAAATGGCCAGATAGAGATGacattttaaattatgactttgaTGATGTAGTTTGTAAGATTGCGAGACCTTCACTCATAAATAAACGCGGCGCCTATGAAGTTCCAGAAAttgaaaacctaaaaaaatga